The region GCAGAAATCGGAACAGGAGGGGTATATCCGGCTGGTGAGCTACAATGCCCACCACAGTCCGCAGGACATTCCCCTGAGCCGTGTGCGGGCCATGGCGCTGGTCAAGGCCAGCATCCGTTACAATACGATGCGCTGACGTTCCCCCGGCTCCGGTGCGGGCCGTCCGCCGGTCGGCCGCACCGTCCGGCCGGAAGGGGACCCATCAACTGTTTCACCCCGTCCCAACGCATTGGGACGGGGTGAAACAGTTCGTTCCGCAGGGGGTCGGCCCTCCCGCGGAAGGTCATTTCGCCGCGGCGGTTTCGGGTGTGTGCTTGTAGCGGAAGACCAGCAGGAAGACGACGGCCACCAGCAGCGAGTAACCCGCGAAGACGAACCACGAGTCGGGCCAGCCGAAGCTGTCCACCACCGCGCCGGCCGCATAGGAGCCCACGAAGGCGCCGAAACCGTTGGTCATGATCATGAAGACGCCCTGCGCGCTCGAACGGATCGAGGGATCGGTCTCCTTCTCCACGTAGAGGGAGCCCGAAATGTTGAAAAAGTCGAAGGCCACTCCGTAGACGATCATCGAGAGGATCAGCATCCAGACACCGCCGCCCGGATTGCCGGCCCCGAGCAGTCCGAACCGGAGCACCCAGGCCAGCATGCTGATGAGCATGACGTTCTTGATGCCGAACCGGCGCAGGAAGAAGGGGATCAGCAGGATGCAGAGCGTCTCCGAGGCCTGCGACAGGGAGATGAGGATGTTGGCGTGCTCCACGCCGAACGTGCCTTTGTAGAGCGGATCGTTCCCGAAGAAGTTGGTCAGATAGTCGTTGGCGTAGGCGTTGGTGATCTGGAGCGACATGCCCAGCATCATCGAGAAGATGAAGAAGATCGCCATCTTGCGCTCTTTGAACAAGGCGAAGGCCCGCAGGCCGAGGGAGTCCACCCACGACTGCCTGCGCGGGGTGCGGTCGACGGCGCACGGCGGCAGCGTGAAGGAGTAGGCGCCCAGCACGAGGGCCGCCGCCGCCGCCACGTAAAGCTGGCCGGCCGAGGAGTCGAATCCCAGCAGGTCGACCGCGATCATGGCGCAGATGAAGCCCACGGTGCCCCACACGCGGATCGGGGGAAAGGTCTTCACCGTGTCGTATCCCTTCATCTCCAGGGCATTGTAGGCCACGGAGTTGGAGAGGGCGATGGTGGGCATGTAGAACATGACGCTGCACAGGATCAGCCCGTAGAGCGGACCGTACTCGTGCTGCGGAGCGGCCGCCACCAGAAAGGCCGCTCCGACGATGTGGCAGATGCCCAGCAGCTTCTGGGCCGGAATCCACCGGTCGGCGATGATGCCCATCACGGCCGGCATGAAGAGGGAGGCGATTCCCATCGTGGCGAAAAAGCTCCCGATCTGGAGCCCGGTGAAGCGGAGCGTTCCCCCCAGGTAGGCTCCCAGCGAGATAAGCCATGAACCCCAGATGAAATACTGGAGGAAATTCATGATTATCAGACGGTGTTTTATGTTCATTTCCGTTGGTTTTAGGTTCTGTTCCAAAGCGGGAGGTAAATATAGGGAAATTTCCGGAAAATCGCCTCTCCCGGCATTTTATCCCGCCGAAATCTTGCGCAATGTTTTATAATCCTGTATATTTGAGTATATTTATGGCGGTTTCGGCTCTCCGGCCGGCTTCGGAAGTCGGGGCGGTCTTCTTCAATGCCCTCTCTTTCATGCCGTTCGTCTTGCCTGACCGATGACCCTGAAAACGAAAAACTAACCCTAAACTCTGATTTATGAAAAAAATCGTCTCTTTGTTGTTTTCCGTGCTGTTGTTTTCGCTGGCTTCGGCACAGGTGACGACGTCCAGTTTCAGCGGAAGAGTAACGGACGCTGCGGGTGCCCCCCTGGTCGGTGCGGCCGTGATCGCCGTGCACACCCCTTCGGGTACGGAGTACGGTACGGTGACCGACGCCAAGGGAAATTTCCGCATCATGAATGTCCGTCCCGGCGGTCCCTACACCGTCACGTTCCGCCTGCTCGGCTACAAGACCTTCGCGGAGAAGGATATCCGGGTCCCGCTGGGGGACAATTACGTGCTGCGCCCCTCCCTTCCGGAAGAGACGACCAATATTGATGCCGTACAGGTCTCGTGGGGCAAAAATCCGATCATGAACGCCGACCGGAGTGGAACGGCCACCAACGTCAACAGCCGCCAGTTGGCGACCCTGCCCTCCATCACGCGGAGCATCAACGATTTCACCCGGCTTTCGCCGCAAGCCGGCCACGACAACTCCTTCGCTGGACGTGACGGCCGCTACAACAATATCACGGTGGACGGCGCCGCCTTCAACAACAGTTTCGGTCTGAGCACGGCCAACAACATGCCGGGCGGCGACTCGCAGCCCATCTCGCTGGACGCCATCCAGGAGGTGACGGTCAATGTCTCCCCGTTCGACGTGCGCCAGTCCGGTTTCACGGGGGCCGGCGTGAATGCCGTGACCCGGAGCGGCGACAACGATTACCAGGGATCGGTCTACACCTATTTCCGCCCCAGGTCCTTCACGGGCGAGAACGTGCGCGGCGAGGTGGTGCCGGGCGCCAAGACCACCATGTACAAGACCGTGGGCATGCGTGCCGGAGGGCCCATCGTGCGTAACAAACTCTTCTTCTTCGTGAACGGCGAAGTGGGCAGCGAGGCCACGCAGGGCATCCGGTGGCGTCCTTCGCAGAAGAACACGGCCGGTCCCGGACAGGGCGATGCCGGCAGCTACGTTTCGCGCACTTCGACCTACGATCTGGAGCGGGTGAAAAACCACCTGCTCTCCACCTACGGTTACGATCCGGGTTCGTACACCGATTTCCCGAACTTCGCCGTGGACGACTATCGGATCATGGCGCGTCTGGACTGGAACATCGACGACCGGAACCAGCTGATGGTACGCTACAACATGGTGAATTCCGTCTCCGACCAGACGGCCAGCGGCTCGATGCCCACGGGGCTGGGTTCGTCGGCCAGCCGGTACAGCGTGAATGCCTTCAACTTCTCCAATGCCAACTACGGTTTCCTGAACCGGGTGCACTCGCTCACGGGAGAGTGGAACAGCCAGTTCTCGTCGCGGGTTTCCAACAAACTGCTGGTCACGTGGATGAACAACAAGTCGGTGCGGACGAGCCCCAGCGCCGAGTTTCCCTTCGTGGACATTCTGGAGGGCGGCACGCAGTACATGTCGTTCGGTTACGAACTGTTCTCCTATAACAACGGGGTGACTAACAAGTCCTTCACGGTGACCGACAACGTGACCGTGGCGCTGGGTGACCACACCCTCACGGCAGGTGCTTCGTTCGAACGCCAGTATTTCCTGAACTCCTATATCCGCGAGGGCCTGAGCTACTACCGCTACAATTCGGTGGACGATTTCCTGAACGACGCCAGACCGGCCGCCTTCGCGCTGACCTATCCTTTCGCCGGCGAGGACGCCATCCGGGGCACGGAGCTGACCTTCGGCATGGCCAGCGCCTACGTGCAGGACGAGTGGCAGATCAATCCCAGGTTCAAGCTGACGGCGGGTCTCCGGTTCGAGATGCCTTTCTGTTTCAACGAGCTGGGCAAGGATACGCAGATCGAAGGGGTGGGATACGTGAGGGACCTCGCTTTCGACCGGGGCGAGAAGTACGACCTGGGTACGTGGCCGAAGAGCCGTCTGATGGTATCGCCCCGCATCGGTTTCAACTGGGACGTGAAGGGCGACCGCAGCTGGCAGGTGCGCGGCGGAACGGGGGTCTTCACCGGGTTCGTGCCTTTCGTGTGGTACACAAACCAGCCGCAGGGTGCCGGATACATCCAGGCGGCCGAGACGGCGTGGAACAGCGCGGCGGTACCCGACGACATGCGTTTCGAGCCCGATTACCGCAAGCAGCTTTCGAAATACTCGAGCCTGCTGCCCAACGACCGGCGCGGCGTGATCGGGAGGGGCGGGAGCCTGAGCAAGGTGGCCGACGATTTCAGACTGCCGCAGGTGTGGCGTACGACGGTGGCTACCGACATCCAGCTGCCGTGGAACACGGTGCTCACCGTGGAGGCGATCTACTCGAAAGACATCAATGCCGTGATGATGCGCAACGCCAACCTCTCTTCGCAGACCTACGGCCATTTCACGGGGCCCGACAACCGCCCCGTGTGGTGGCAGGGGAACGGCAACTGGATCGACGGCGGGGATGCGCCTTCTCAGGCACGGCGCACGGTGCAGCCCTCCGTCAATTCGATGACGGTGATGGAGAACACGCGGCTGGGACGTCAGTTCCTCGCCACCGTACAGCTCACCAAGAGCTTCTCGAACGGCTTTTCGGGCATGGTCTCCTATACCTATAACAATTCGAGGGACGTGGGCGTCAATGCCGGTTCGAACGGCAATTCGGCCTGGCGGTCGAACGTCGCGGTCAACAACCTGAACTATCCGGGGCTCTCCTACTCCATGTTCTCGGTGCCCCACCGTGTCAACGGTTACGTGTCGTATGCGATCCAGTACGCCAAGAAACACCTTTCCACGACCGTTTCGCTCTACTACACCGGTTCGCACACGGCCCGTCTCTCCTATATCTATTCGAACGACCTGAACGGCGACGGGCAGGCCTGCGACCTGATCTACGTGCCGCGCGACGCGAGCGAAATCCGTTTCGTGGACGTGGTGAAGGACGGTCGGGTGACCTATTCGGCGCAGGACCAGGCGGCCGACTTCTTCGCCTATGTGGAGGGCAACGGGTATCTGAAAAAACGCAAAGGGCAGTACGCCGAGCGGGGCGGGGCGCTGGCTCCGTGGCTCAACCGCTTCGACGTGAAGATCGTGCAGGACATCGCCGCCCGTTTCGGAACCGGCAAGCGCTACACGCTGCAGTTGACCGCCGACATTCTGAACGTGGGCAACCTTCTCTGTTCGGACTGGGGCATCTATTACGCCAACGGCCTGCGCGACTACGACAACATCATGCCCCTTACCTACCGGGGCGTGGACGCTTCGAAGACCCCGACCTTCACGCTCAATGCCTCCGACCGGGAGAGTTTCCGCAAGAAAGCCGGCTGGAACGGCCAGCTCTCCACGAGCAGTACGTGGGGCTGCCAGTTGGGTGTGCGGCTGATTTTCTGAAACGACCGTCCGTAAAAGGGGGGCTCGTATGCGTGATTCCGATGAAACCGCCTCCGACGGATTCCGTTCCGTCGGAGGCGGTTTCCGGTTCCTCTTCTGATTGGCCGTATCCGGAAACGGGGGTGTTTTCGCGGGAAAGTGCGGTCAGGTGTCCTTTGCGCGTACGATTTTCGCGGAATTTCCGTTCTCTTTCCGGCCGGTCCGGGTTTGCTGACGGGGGGGGCTCCGCTGCCGGCCGGAGGGGTCGGTCAGGGCATCCCCGGTGGAAAATAGACGCGAATCCGGGGTTTCCTGCCGCAATCGGGCTGTTTTTTTATCAAAAAAGTTTTACCTTTGTGGAAATTTTCCCGAGAAACTGATAACCTGAAATAATCGTATGAAAAAGAACGTTCTTTCTCGCCGGGAATTCCTGAAAGAGTGCGGTCTGCTGGCCGGAGCGACGGCCGTCGCCACCTCTTTTCCGTGGATGACGGCCCTTTCCGAAGAGAACCAGAAGGCTACGGACGGTGAAAAACTGCGCGTGGCCGTCATCGGACCCGGCTCCCGGGGCCGTTATCATCTGAATTTCCTGGTACGCAATCCCAAAGTGGAGGTGACGTGGCTCTGCGACGTCTACCAGCCCAGTCTGGACAAGGCTTTGGCAATCGCTCCCGGGGCCAAGACCTGCAAGGATTACCGCGAGGTGCTGGACGATCCCGAGGTGGACGCCATCTACGTGGTCACCCCGCTCGATACCCACAAGCAGATCACCGTCGACGCTTTCGAGGCCGGCAAGCACGTCTTCTGCGAGAAGTCGCTCTCGCACAACTGCGCCGATGCGCTCGAGATGTACAACGCCCACCTGCGTACCGGCAAGGTCTTCTTCGTCGGCCAGCAGCGCCTCTACGATCCCTACTATCTGGAGGCGATCCGGATGATCGAGGAGGGGATGTTCGGTCCCATCGAGGGGATCAAGACCTTCTGGTACCGCAATGCGGACTGGCGCCGCGAGGTGCCTTCGCCCGAACTGGAGCGGCTCATCAACTGGCGGCTCTACCGCGAACACTCCTGCGGGCTGATGACCGAGCTGGCATGCCACCAGGTGCAGCTGGGCACATGGATTTACAAGGATATTCCCGAAACGATCATGGGCTCCGGGGCCATCACCTTCTGGAAGGACGGCCGCGAGGTGGAGGACAACGTGAACGTGATCTACACCTACAAGGACGGGCGCCGGGTGAGCTTCGAGTCGATCATCTCGAACAAGTTCTACGGGCTCGAAGAGCAGATCATGGGCCATCTGGGTACGGTGGAGCCCGAAAAGGGAAAATACTATTTCGAACAGACGCCCCCCATGCCGGGCTTCCTGCGCATGATCAACGACCTGGAGAAGGATATCTACGGCGATCTTTCGTTCGCCGGGCCGAGCTGGGACCCCGAGATCGCGCGGCAGAACCACGGCGAGTTCATTCTGGGTCGCAAGCGTCCGCCCCGCAACGACGGTTCGGGTTACCTGAACGACGCCTTCGTAGAGGCCTCCCTCACCGGAAAGCAGCCGCCTATGGTGGCCGAAGAGGGCTACTACGCCACGATCATGTCGCTGCTGGGCCAGCAGGCCATCGACGAAAAGCGGATCATCGCCTTCCCCGAAGAGTTTAAGATAGATTACAATTACAGGTAGCCATGAAAGACGTTGTATTGAAAGGCCGGATCGTCAAGCGCGAGATCATCATCTATGTCGTCTGTCTCGTGGTGACGTATCTTCTGAATATTTACGCGATAGCCACTTACGACAATACCTCCTGGACGGAACTGTACGAGGTGTGGTATGCGGTGCTCTTCGTGTCGCTGGTGCTCTACGGGCTGACGGTGCTCGTCCGGCTGATCCTTTGGGGGCTCTGGGCGCTGGTGCGTCCGCTCGTTTGCCGCGGCAGGGCGCAGTAAACCGGATCGTTCGCTGGTATGGATTACTCCTTTCGGGTGTCGGCCGGAGGGACCGCCCTTTGGTACGGGTGGTTCGAGGCGATGCACACCCGGATGGACCTTTTGCTGACCGGACTTCCGGAGTCTGAGGCGCTCGCCGCCGCCGAGGCCGTGCGGGCCGAGACGGTGCGCCTGGAATCCCGTTTCAACCGTTTCGACCGCCGCAGCGACCTGTGGCGGATCAACCGTACTTCCGGCAGCGGGCCGATCCCGCTCGACGGGGAGTGGCTCTCCGTCTTCGACGAGGCCGAGCGCTGCCGGCAGCTGACCGGCGGCTGGTTCGACATCGCTGTCCGTACTCCGGACCACTCGCGGGGCGGGGAGACCTACCGGGTCGATTCGGACCGCCGTGAACTGGTCCGCCTGCGGGAGGGGCTCGTGTTCGATTTCGGAGGCTATGCCAAAGGGTACGCGCTGGAGCGCGCCGAGCGGATCGTGCGCCGGGCGGGCGTGGAGAACGGGATGATCAGTTTCGGAAACAGCTCCGTCTGCTGTCTGGGCCGCCATCCGGCCGGGGAGTGCTGGCGGGTGGGGGTGGAGAATCCCCTCG is a window of Gallalistipes aquisgranensis DNA encoding:
- a CDS encoding nucleoside permease, translated to MNIKHRLIIMNFLQYFIWGSWLISLGAYLGGTLRFTGLQIGSFFATMGIASLFMPAVMGIIADRWIPAQKLLGICHIVGAAFLVAAAPQHEYGPLYGLILCSVMFYMPTIALSNSVAYNALEMKGYDTVKTFPPIRVWGTVGFICAMIAVDLLGFDSSAGQLYVAAAAALVLGAYSFTLPPCAVDRTPRRQSWVDSLGLRAFALFKERKMAIFFIFSMMLGMSLQITNAYANDYLTNFFGNDPLYKGTFGVEHANILISLSQASETLCILLIPFFLRRFGIKNVMLISMLAWVLRFGLLGAGNPGGGVWMLILSMIVYGVAFDFFNISGSLYVEKETDPSIRSSAQGVFMIMTNGFGAFVGSYAAGAVVDSFGWPDSWFVFAGYSLLVAVVFLLVFRYKHTPETAAAK
- a CDS encoding Gfo/Idh/MocA family protein, producing MKKNVLSRREFLKECGLLAGATAVATSFPWMTALSEENQKATDGEKLRVAVIGPGSRGRYHLNFLVRNPKVEVTWLCDVYQPSLDKALAIAPGAKTCKDYREVLDDPEVDAIYVVTPLDTHKQITVDAFEAGKHVFCEKSLSHNCADALEMYNAHLRTGKVFFVGQQRLYDPYYLEAIRMIEEGMFGPIEGIKTFWYRNADWRREVPSPELERLINWRLYREHSCGLMTELACHQVQLGTWIYKDIPETIMGSGAITFWKDGREVEDNVNVIYTYKDGRRVSFESIISNKFYGLEEQIMGHLGTVEPEKGKYYFEQTPPMPGFLRMINDLEKDIYGDLSFAGPSWDPEIARQNHGEFILGRKRPPRNDGSGYLNDAFVEASLTGKQPPMVAEEGYYATIMSLLGQQAIDEKRIIAFPEEFKIDYNYR
- a CDS encoding FAD:protein FMN transferase, coding for MDYSFRVSAGGTALWYGWFEAMHTRMDLLLTGLPESEALAAAEAVRAETVRLESRFNRFDRRSDLWRINRTSGSGPIPLDGEWLSVFDEAERCRQLTGGWFDIAVRTPDHSRGGETYRVDSDRRELVRLREGLVFDFGGYAKGYALERAERIVRRAGVENGMISFGNSSVCCLGRHPAGECWRVGVENPLDRRPLVFFDLRDAALSSSGNNGRNDGHILAVGEGRGVTRPAIVSVAASSPLACEVLSTALFASLDGADDGERRRMLAAFGAQRAVRMDYGSGEEVCELLTKE
- a CDS encoding TonB-dependent receptor, whose product is MKKIVSLLFSVLLFSLASAQVTTSSFSGRVTDAAGAPLVGAAVIAVHTPSGTEYGTVTDAKGNFRIMNVRPGGPYTVTFRLLGYKTFAEKDIRVPLGDNYVLRPSLPEETTNIDAVQVSWGKNPIMNADRSGTATNVNSRQLATLPSITRSINDFTRLSPQAGHDNSFAGRDGRYNNITVDGAAFNNSFGLSTANNMPGGDSQPISLDAIQEVTVNVSPFDVRQSGFTGAGVNAVTRSGDNDYQGSVYTYFRPRSFTGENVRGEVVPGAKTTMYKTVGMRAGGPIVRNKLFFFVNGEVGSEATQGIRWRPSQKNTAGPGQGDAGSYVSRTSTYDLERVKNHLLSTYGYDPGSYTDFPNFAVDDYRIMARLDWNIDDRNQLMVRYNMVNSVSDQTASGSMPTGLGSSASRYSVNAFNFSNANYGFLNRVHSLTGEWNSQFSSRVSNKLLVTWMNNKSVRTSPSAEFPFVDILEGGTQYMSFGYELFSYNNGVTNKSFTVTDNVTVALGDHTLTAGASFERQYFLNSYIREGLSYYRYNSVDDFLNDARPAAFALTYPFAGEDAIRGTELTFGMASAYVQDEWQINPRFKLTAGLRFEMPFCFNELGKDTQIEGVGYVRDLAFDRGEKYDLGTWPKSRLMVSPRIGFNWDVKGDRSWQVRGGTGVFTGFVPFVWYTNQPQGAGYIQAAETAWNSAAVPDDMRFEPDYRKQLSKYSSLLPNDRRGVIGRGGSLSKVADDFRLPQVWRTTVATDIQLPWNTVLTVEAIYSKDINAVMMRNANLSSQTYGHFTGPDNRPVWWQGNGNWIDGGDAPSQARRTVQPSVNSMTVMENTRLGRQFLATVQLTKSFSNGFSGMVSYTYNNSRDVGVNAGSNGNSAWRSNVAVNNLNYPGLSYSMFSVPHRVNGYVSYAIQYAKKHLSTTVSLYYTGSHTARLSYIYSNDLNGDGQACDLIYVPRDASEIRFVDVVKDGRVTYSAQDQAADFFAYVEGNGYLKKRKGQYAERGGALAPWLNRFDVKIVQDIAARFGTGKRYTLQLTADILNVGNLLCSDWGIYYANGLRDYDNIMPLTYRGVDASKTPTFTLNASDRESFRKKAGWNGQLSTSSTWGCQLGVRLIF